The sequence ACGAGCTGCTCCAGTGTCGGCTTTTGCGTCATGGTGTTGATGAACTTGTTCGAGACCACGGACAGGCGATCGATACGCCCTTCGAGGTAGGCATCGAGCATGACCTTGACGCTACCGATCAGGTCATTGACCGAGGGCTCTTCGCCGAGGTGACTGATCGCAGCAACGACATTGCCACCAAAGTTGCGGAAGAATGCCGCTCCCTTGCTGCCAATCACGCAGAGATCGATCTCCGCGCCCTGCTGGCGATCTTTCGCCATGTCCTTGACCAGAGCCTTGAACAGGTTGGTGTTCAAGCCGCCGCACAGACCGCGGTCACTGCTCACCACGATATAGCCGACGCGCTTGATCTCGCGCTCGACCATGAACGGGTGGCGGTATTCCGGGTTGGCGTTGGCCAGATGACCAATCACCTGGCGGATACGCTCCGCATAGGGACGGCTAGCTGCCATGCGCTGCTGTGCCTTGCGCATCTTGCTGACCGCCACCTTTTCCATGGCGCTGGTGATCTTTTGCGTGCTCTTGATGCTCGCAATCTTGCTGCGAATCTCTTTTGCGCCTGCCATTTGACACCTATCGGGTTAGCAGGCGGGCACCTTACGATGCCCGCTGCGGCTTACCAGGTTTGGGTGGCCTTGAACTTCTCGATGCCAGCCTTGATGGCGGCGTCGATTTCGTCGTTGAAGTCACCTTTCACGTTGATCTTGGCCATCAGATCGGCCAGCTCACGATTGAAGTAGCCCAGCAGGGATGCTTCGAAGGCGCCAACTTTGTCCACTGCCACATCGGTCAGGAAACCGCGCTCGGCTGCATAAAGCGATACGGACATGTCCGCGATGGACATCGGCGCGTACTGCTTCTGCTTCATCAGCTCGGTCACGCGCTGACCATGCTCGAGCTGCTTGCGAGTAGCTTCGTCCAGGTCAGAGGCAAACTGCGCGAATGCCGCCAACTCGCGGTACTGCGCCAGAGCGGTACGGATACCACCGGAGAGCTTCTTGATGATCTTGGTCTGAGCGGCGCCACCCACGCGGGATACCGAGATACCGGCGTTGACTGCCGGACGGATGCCTGCGTTGAACATCGCCGATTCCAGGAAGATCTGACCGTCGGTGATCGAAATCACGTTGGTCGGAACGAACGCGGAAACGTCGCCGGCCTGGGTTTCGATGATCGGCAGCGCGGTGAGCGAGCCGGTCTTGCCGGTGACCGCACCATTGGTGAACTTCTCGACATATTCCTCGGAAACGCGCGAAGCACGCTCCAGCAGACGGCTGTGGAGATAGAACACGTCGCCGGGGTAGGCTTCACGTCCCGGCGGACGGCGCAGCAGCAAGGAGATCTGACGATAAGCCACGGCCTGCTTGGACAGGTCGTCGTACACGATAAGCGCGTCTTCGCCGCGATCGCGGAAGTACTCGCCCATGGTGCAGCCGGCATAGGGTGCCAGGAATTGCAGCGCAGCGGATTCGGAAGCCGAAGCGGCCACGACGATGGTGTTAGCCATGGCGCCGTGCTGTTCAAGCTTGCGCACCACGTTGGCAATGGTCGATTGCTTCTGGCCAATGGCGACGTAGACGCAGCGGATTCCGCTGTTCTTCTGGTTGATGATGGCGTCGACAGCCAGGGCTGTCTTACCGATCTGACGGTCACCGATGATCAGCTCGCGCTGGCCACGGCCAACCGGGATCATGGCATCGACCGACTTGTACCCGGTCTGCACCGGCTGGTCGACCGACTTACGCCAGATCACGCCCGGAGCGACCTTTTCGACCGCATCGGTCGCAGCCGCGTTGATCGGACCCTTGCCATCGATCGGGTTGCCCAGCGCATCGACGACACGACCGAGCAGTTCCGGACCGACCGGCACTTCGAGAATACGACCGGTGCACTTGGCGCTCATGCCTTCGGCCAGGCTGGTGTACGCACCCAGCACAACGGCACCGACGGAATCCTGCTCCAGGTTCAACGCCATACCAAAGACGCCGCCCGGGAACTCGATCATCTCGCCGTACATCACGTCGGCCAGACCATAGATTCGAACGATACCGTCGGAAACGCTGACGATGGTGCCTTCGTTACGGGCTTGGGAGGCGACGTCGAGTTTCTCGATGCGCCCCTTGATGATTTCACTTATTTCGGATGGATTGAGTTGCTGCATAGCTCTGCTGCCCCTTCAAACTCAAGATTTCAATGCTTCGGCCAGTTTCGCGAGCTTGCCGCGAACTGAGCCATCGATAACCAGGTCGCCGGCGCGGATCAGCACACCACCAATCAAGGTGGCATCTTCCGCGGCGTGCAGACGCACTTCTCGGCCGAGCCGTGCACTGAGAACCTTGGCGAGTTTGTCTTGCTGTTCATCGCTCAATGCGAAGGCACTGGTGACATCCACGTCGATCGACTTTTCCTGCTCGGCCTTGTACAGCTCGAACTGGGCGTAGATATCCGGCAACAACGCCAGACGATCATGCTCGGCGATAACTTGGATGAAGTTCTGTGCCTGGGCGTCGAACTTGTCGCCACACACCTCAATGAAGGCGGTGGCCTTTTCTGTACTCGTCAGACGCGGGGCCTTGAACACGCGCTGCATGGTGTCGTCGAGCGACACCGCTGCAGCCAGGCCGAGCATGGCTGACCAATTGGCCAGCTGCTGATGGGCCTGTGCGTGCTCGAAGGCAGCCTTGGCGTAAGGTCGGGCCAGCGTGGTCAGTTCTGCCATGATCGCGCCCTCGCTTAAATTTCGGCTGCCAGTTTGTTAACCAGCTCCGCATGCGCGCTTTGGTCGATGGATGCGCCCAGGATCTTCTCCGCACCGCTGACTGCCAGGCTACCCACTTGGGCACGCAGGGCGTCTTTGATGCCGTTGATTTCCTGTTCGATCTCGGCCTGAGCCTGAGCCTTCACACGGTCAGCTTCGACACGAGCCTGGTCACGGGCTTCGTCGACGATCTGAGCCGCGCGCTTCTTGGCCTGCTCGATGATTTCAGCAGCCTGGCCTTTGGCGTCGCGCAGTTGCTCGGCCACTTTCTCGTGGGCCAGCTCCAGATCACGAGCCGCGCGGTTGGCAGCGTCCAAGCCGTCTGCGATCTTCTTCTGTCTTTCCTGCAAAGCCGTAATGACCGGAGGCCATACGAACTTCATGCAGAACAGCACGAAGATGAAGAAGGCAACGGACTGGCCAATCAGGGTTGCATTAATGTTCACGCCAACACCTCGCTCGTTCGTTGTCCGTCAAACCAATTCACTGGGAAGCGAATCAGCCTGCGATTTGACCAACGAAGGGGTTCGCGAAGGTGAAGAACAGTGCAATACCAACACCGATCATGGTCACGGCGTCGAGCAGACCGGCGACGATGAACATTTTCACTTGCAGCATCGGAACCATTTCCGGCTGACGCGCAGCGCCTTCCAGGAATTTTCCGCCCAGCAGGCCGAAGCCGATTGCCGTACCCAGAGCACCCAGGCCGATCAGCAGAGCTACAGCGATAGCAGTCAGTCCAACTACAGTTTCCATCTTTCCTCCGACTTTATGTCGTATTGGTTAAGGGTTTAGGTAAAGCGAATCGAATCAGTGATCGTTATCTTCATGCGCCATCGACAGGTAGACGATCGTGAGCATCATGAAGATGAAGGCCTGCAGCACGATGATCAGGATATGGAACACCGCCCATGCCCACTGCAGAACAATACCCAGCCCACCGAGCACCAGACCGTTTGCGAACATGATGGCAATCAGGATGAAGATCAGTTCGCCGGCATAGAGGTTGCCGAACAGACGCAGCGCCAGCGATACCGGCTTGGCGACCAGGGTAACGAATTCGAGAAGAAAGTTGATCGGCACGAGCAGGATCTGCACGGCCATGTTCTTGCTGCTGAACGGATGCAGAGTCAATTCGCCAAGGAAACCGCCGATGCCCTTGACCTTGACGCTGTAGAAAAGCAGCAGGGCAAAAACAGAGAGAGCCAGACCCAGTGTGGCGTTCGGATCCGTGGTCGGAACCACCCGGAAGAACAGGTGCTCGTTGCCAGTGATCTTGGCGGCCAGCATGGGCAGCCAATCGACCGGGAAGAGATCCATGAAGTTCATCAGGAACACCCAAACGAAAATCGTCAGAGCCAGCGGCGCGATCAGCGGATTACGACCGTGGAAGGTGTCCTTGACGCTGTTGTCGACGAACTCAACCATCAATTCGACGAAGTTCTGCGCGCCGCCCGGCTGCCCGGACGTTACCTTCCTGGCCACCATCCAGAAGAGCAGGATGAATATCAGACCGAGTGCTACCGATACACCGAGCGTATCCAGGTGGAACGCCCAGAATCCCATTTCCTTGGCTTGTTCGGCCGAATGGGCGAAGCCCCATTCGCCAGTCGGAAGGCGGCCATAGGTCAGATTCGATAGGTGATGCTGGATGTAACCCGAAGCGTTCTCTGCTGCCATGATTGCCTCAATGGATCAATTTGAAATTCTTTTCTTAATCAGCAGAGGAGCGAACCAGCCGACTCCCTGAGTCAGTATGAACACACCAAACAAGGAAAGTGGGTTCAGTGGTTTCACCCCTGTGAATACCAGCGCAAACAGCGCCGATGTAAAGATCAGTTTCCCTGCTTCGCCGGCATAAAATGACCGGACAATAGCCTGAGCAGCACGGGCGCCACTAAAGCGAAAGGCCTTGTGGGCAAAATAAATGTTCGGTAACCAAGCGATCAGGCCGCCAAGCAAACCAGAATAGCCGGCGACAGGATCCACGCACTGCCAAAGCAACATCGCCGCGCTGATCAACAACGCCAACTGCGCCAACAGAACTGGAAAGACCGCGATCCGATGGATGGCTAAAAGCTTCTGCACGGAACCGACCAATATTTTCCCTTGGCTTTCGCCGGCATGCCATTTAGCGCCATGCCATGTCTTCAAAAATGCGCGCAGATTATATGGGGCGGCCGAATCAGGTACAACCGTTCGGTAGTGAATTCCAAGCATTACTACAACCCCATCCGTGTGAAATTGTTTCAACGTATATGGGCTAGCACACCCTGCAGTTCATCCAGCGAGTTGTAGCGTATCACCAGCTGTCCCTTACCCTTCTCGCCATGCTTGATCTGCACTGGCGAGCCCAGCCGCTCGGCCAGTCGCTGTTCCAGACGCACGATGTCCGGATCACTCTTGGGCGCGCTTTTGTCGTCTTCTTTCTGGCTCAGCCACTGGCGAACCAGGGCTTCGGTCTGGCGTACGGTCAGACCGCGTGCGACAACGTGCCGCGCACCTTCAACCTGCCGTTCGCCCGGCAATCCCAGCAACGCACGGGCATGTCCCATTTCCAGATCGCCATGAGACAGTAGCGTCTTTATCTCGTCCGGCAAGGCGATCAAGCGCAAAAGGTTGCTGATGGTCACACGCGATTTGCCCACCGCGTCGGCGACCTGTTGTTGGGTCAGCTGGAACTCCTGCTGCAACCGTTGCAGCGCCACGGCTTCCTCGATGGGGTTGAGGTCCTCGCGCTGGATGTTCTCGATCAGCGCCATGGCGATGGCCGCTTCGTCGGAAACCTCGCGGACGATTGCAGGGATCTTGTCCAGCCCAGCCTGCTGGCTGGCGCGCCAGCGTCGCTCGCCGGCAATGATCTCGTAACGACCCGAGCCGATCGAACGCACGACGATCGGCTGCATGACGCCCTGGCTGCGAATCGAATGGGCAAGTTCATCGAGCGTGGCGGGGTCAATGTCGCGACGCGGCTGATACTTGCCACGCTGAATGATGTCGACCGGCAACTGCTGTAGCTCACTGCGATCGACCTGAGCGGCCTCTTCCTGCACCGCCGCTACGTTGGCGCCGCCGAGCAGCGCATCCAACCCGCGTCCCAAGCCTCGTTTTTTGGTCGCCATGAAAATTTCCTTATGCGGTTACGCTGCGGGCAGCTCGGCGCTGGCGGCGCGACAACTCGCCCGCCAGCGCCAGATAGGCCAAGGCGCCCTTCGATTGCTTGTCGTAGACCAACGCCGGCATACCGTGGCTGGGCGCTTCGGCCAGGCGCACGTTGCGCGGGATGACCGTGTCGTAAAGCTTCTCGCCAAAATGCGTCTTGAGCTGCTCGGTGACGTCGTTGGTCAGACTGCTGCGCGGGTCGTACATGGTGCGCAGCAGTCCCTCGATTTTCAGTGACGGATTCAACGCCTGGCCAATGCGCTGGATGGAGTTGACCAGGTCGGTCAGGCCTTCTAGGGCGTAGTACTCGCACTGCATTGGAATAATTACGCCGTCTGCCGCCGTCAGTGCGTTGATGGTCAGCATCGACAGCGAGGGAGGGCAGTCGATCAGGATGTAGTCGTAGTTTTCACGCACCGGCGCGAGGGCCTCGCGCAGACGGTTTTCCTTGGCCGGCAATTTCAGCAAGGCCACCTCGGCCGCCGTGAGATCCCGGTTGGCCGGCAGCAACTGATAGCCGCCATGTTCGGAGAACTGCATCGCATCGACCAGGCTGCATTCGCCGATCAGCACGTCATAGATCGAATACTCCAGGCTCAACTTATCCACACC comes from Stutzerimonas stutzeri and encodes:
- the atpA gene encoding F0F1 ATP synthase subunit alpha, whose protein sequence is MQQLNPSEISEIIKGRIEKLDVASQARNEGTIVSVSDGIVRIYGLADVMYGEMIEFPGGVFGMALNLEQDSVGAVVLGAYTSLAEGMSAKCTGRILEVPVGPELLGRVVDALGNPIDGKGPINAAATDAVEKVAPGVIWRKSVDQPVQTGYKSVDAMIPVGRGQRELIIGDRQIGKTALAVDAIINQKNSGIRCVYVAIGQKQSTIANVVRKLEQHGAMANTIVVAASASESAALQFLAPYAGCTMGEYFRDRGEDALIVYDDLSKQAVAYRQISLLLRRPPGREAYPGDVFYLHSRLLERASRVSEEYVEKFTNGAVTGKTGSLTALPIIETQAGDVSAFVPTNVISITDGQIFLESAMFNAGIRPAVNAGISVSRVGGAAQTKIIKKLSGGIRTALAQYRELAAFAQFASDLDEATRKQLEHGQRVTELMKQKQYAPMSIADMSVSLYAAERGFLTDVAVDKVGAFEASLLGYFNRELADLMAKINVKGDFNDEIDAAIKAGIEKFKATQTW
- the atpB gene encoding F0F1 ATP synthase subunit A, whose amino-acid sequence is MAAENASGYIQHHLSNLTYGRLPTGEWGFAHSAEQAKEMGFWAFHLDTLGVSVALGLIFILLFWMVARKVTSGQPGGAQNFVELMVEFVDNSVKDTFHGRNPLIAPLALTIFVWVFLMNFMDLFPVDWLPMLAAKITGNEHLFFRVVPTTDPNATLGLALSVFALLLFYSVKVKGIGGFLGELTLHPFSSKNMAVQILLVPINFLLEFVTLVAKPVSLALRLFGNLYAGELIFILIAIMFANGLVLGGLGIVLQWAWAVFHILIIVLQAFIFMMLTIVYLSMAHEDNDH
- a CDS encoding F0F1 ATP synthase subunit B, encoding MNINATLIGQSVAFFIFVLFCMKFVWPPVITALQERQKKIADGLDAANRAARDLELAHEKVAEQLRDAKGQAAEIIEQAKKRAAQIVDEARDQARVEADRVKAQAQAEIEQEINGIKDALRAQVGSLAVSGAEKILGASIDQSAHAELVNKLAAEI
- a CDS encoding F0F1 ATP synthase subunit I — protein: MVGSVQKLLAIHRIAVFPVLLAQLALLISAAMLLWQCVDPVAGYSGLLGGLIAWLPNIYFAHKAFRFSGARAAQAIVRSFYAGEAGKLIFTSALFALVFTGVKPLNPLSLFGVFILTQGVGWFAPLLIKKRISN
- a CDS encoding ParA family protein — its product is MAKVFAIANQKGGVAKTTTCINLAASLVATRRRVLLIDLDPQGNATTGSGVDKLSLEYSIYDVLIGECSLVDAMQFSEHGGYQLLPANRDLTAAEVALLKLPAKENRLREALAPVRENYDYILIDCPPSLSMLTINALTAADGVIIPMQCEYYALEGLTDLVNSIQRIGQALNPSLKIEGLLRTMYDPRSSLTNDVTEQLKTHFGEKLYDTVIPRNVRLAEAPSHGMPALVYDKQSKGALAYLALAGELSRRQRRAARSVTA
- a CDS encoding ParB/RepB/Spo0J family partition protein; this translates as MATKKRGLGRGLDALLGGANVAAVQEEAAQVDRSELQQLPVDIIQRGKYQPRRDIDPATLDELAHSIRSQGVMQPIVVRSIGSGRYEIIAGERRWRASQQAGLDKIPAIVREVSDEAAIAMALIENIQREDLNPIEEAVALQRLQQEFQLTQQQVADAVGKSRVTISNLLRLIALPDEIKTLLSHGDLEMGHARALLGLPGERQVEGARHVVARGLTVRQTEALVRQWLSQKEDDKSAPKSDPDIVRLEQRLAERLGSPVQIKHGEKGKGQLVIRYNSLDELQGVLAHIR
- the atpG gene encoding F0F1 ATP synthase subunit gamma, producing the protein MAGAKEIRSKIASIKSTQKITSAMEKVAVSKMRKAQQRMAASRPYAERIRQVIGHLANANPEYRHPFMVEREIKRVGYIVVSSDRGLCGGLNTNLFKALVKDMAKDRQQGAEIDLCVIGSKGAAFFRNFGGNVVAAISHLGEEPSVNDLIGSVKVMLDAYLEGRIDRLSVVSNKFINTMTQKPTLEQLVPLVADPDQELKHHWDYLYEPDAKELLDGLMVRYVESQVYQAVVENSAAEQAARMIAMKNATDNAGEIIKDLQLVYNKARQAAITQEISEIVGGAAAV
- a CDS encoding F0F1 ATP synthase subunit delta codes for the protein MAELTTLARPYAKAAFEHAQAHQQLANWSAMLGLAAAVSLDDTMQRVFKAPRLTSTEKATAFIEVCGDKFDAQAQNFIQVIAEHDRLALLPDIYAQFELYKAEQEKSIDVDVTSAFALSDEQQDKLAKVLSARLGREVRLHAAEDATLIGGVLIRAGDLVIDGSVRGKLAKLAEALKS
- the atpE gene encoding F0F1 ATP synthase subunit C produces the protein METVVGLTAIAVALLIGLGALGTAIGFGLLGGKFLEGAARQPEMVPMLQVKMFIVAGLLDAVTMIGVGIALFFTFANPFVGQIAG